The sequence below is a genomic window from Streptomyces sp. NBC_00289.
TGAGCCTGATCTTCCCGATCCTGTCGTTCCTGCCGATCATCGGCCTTGTCGCGTCCATCGTGTACATGGTCGACGTGCGCCCGGCCCTGCGCGGTCTGCCGGGTGGCGGCCGCAGCCGCCGAGGCGGCGGCTCCAGCAGCGACGGACCGTACGGGCCGTACAACGGCGGACGGTAGCCCCGCCCCGTCGTACGCCGGCGCCGACGGCACGGCTTTCGCTCGCGTACGACTGCTGCCCGTGGTCCGGCCCGCGCCGGATGAACTGCCGTCCGGCGTGGCCCTTTTGTGCGGTGTGCGCCAAGTGACCTGTCGTCCGGGGCGCGTCCGTGGGCCGGGCGCGTGTCTGTGATCCGAGGCCGGCGTGGGGGCTACGGCGTCCGGTCCAGGAGCAGTACCGCCACGTCGTCCGTCAGCTCGCCGCCGTTGAGGTCGCGGACCTCGTTGACCGCGGCCCGCAGCAACTCCTCGCCGCGCAGTCCCTCGGCGAGCTGGCGACGGACCATCTCCACCATGCCGTCCTGGCCGAGGCGTTCCCGGCCCTGGCCGATGTGGCCCTCGATGAGACCGTCGGTGTAGAGCATCAGGCTCCACTCGGCCCCCAGCTCCACCTGCATACGCGGCCAGCGGGCTCCCGGCAGCAGGCCGAGGGCGGGGCCGTTGTTGTCGTACGGCAGCAGCTTGGCCGGCCGGCCCGGGCGGGCGATCAGCGGCGAGGGGTGGCCCGCCAGGCACAGGCCCGCGCGACGGCCGTCCGGCGCGATGTCGACCGTGCACAGCGTCGCGAAGATCTCGTCGTCCGAGCGCTCGTGCTCCAGGACCTGTTGCAGCGTCCCCAGCAGTTCGTCCCCGCACAGACCCGCCAGGGTCAGCGCCCGCCAGGCGATGCGCAGCTCCACGCCGAGCGCCGCCTCGTCGGGCCCGTGGCCGCAGACATCACCGATCATGGCGTGCACCGTGCCGTCCGGGGTGCGGACGGTGTCGTAGAAGTCGCCGCCGAGCAGGGCACGCGAACGGCCCGGACGGTAGCGGGCCGCGAAGCGCAGGGAGGAGCCCTCCAGGAGGGGCGTGGGCAGCAGGCCCCGCTCCAGTCGGCGGTTCTCCTGGGCGCGCATCCGGCCCTCGGCGAGCCGCCGCTCGGCCGTGTCGGAGCGCTTGCGCTCCACGGCGTAGCGGATCGCGCGGCTCAGCAGCCGAGCGTCCAGTTCGTCCCGGAACAGGTAGTCCTGGGCGCCCACCCGCACCGCCTCCGTGCCGCGTTCGGCGTCGCCGGACGCGGTGAGCGCGAGGACGGCGTGCCGGGGCGCGAGCCGCAGCACGTGCCTGAGTACGGCCAGTTCCTCGTCGTCACCGGACAGGCCGGGGGCGGTCAGGGCGAGGTCCAGCAGGATGCAGTGGACGTCGTCGGTGAGCAGCCGCTCGGCCTCGGTGAGGTTGCGGGCGGTACGGATGCGGATCGGCCTGCCGGCCGCGTCCTGCAGTTCGGGCACGGCTGTCGAGCCGCCCGGATCGTCCTCTATGAGCAGGAGCGTCAGGTGGGGCTGAGTGGTGCCCTGGGCGGTACCGGCCGTCGTCCCGGCAGGCATCGCGGCCGTGGCTTCGGTGCGCGGGGCCTCTTCCCTGGAGCGGCCGCTGGGTGACGCGACCGGCGCCTGACCACTCTCCACGGCCGGGATCGCTCTCTGCCGCGGTACGGGTACGGGCATCGTCTTGGGTTCCTTCCCTCCCCCCGAGGGCATGGTGGGGCGAGGGACCTCGACCCACCGACGGGGACCATAGCGGTAGTCGGCGCCGCAACGGAATGGTGTGAGGCCGGCCGCTTGGGCGTCGGCCAGTGTCATATGCCGCGATCAGTACATCAGTTGGACAGGTCAGAGGTGTCGCCGGGATGACGAACGTCACGTTGGCGGCAGGCCGGGCGTGGGACAGATCACGTGGCGCGGGTCACCGCCACCCGAACCCCGCTCACCTGGACCGCAACGCCGTTCACCCTGCCCGCAGGCGCCGTTCACCTGCCCCACCGACGCCGTTCGCCGGGCTCGCGCATGCCGACCGCCCCACCCCGCGGGCACCGCCCCGCTGACTGCGGCCTCGCCCCGCGGGCGCCGCCCGGCTGGCCGAGGCGCCGCCCGTCCACCTCCGTACGCTCACGCGTCCGGTCGTACCACCCCGAGTATCGGCATGGAACCGGCCCCCGCGACGGTCACCGTCCGTCCGGGTCGCGGGGCGTGCACGATCGCGCCGTCCCCCACGTACATCGCCACATGGCTGGCGTCGCCGAAGTAGATGACCAGGTCACCGGGCCGCATGTCCTCGACGGCGACGTGCGGCAGCTGCTTCCACTGCTCCTGCGAGGTGCGCGGGACGGGATGCCCGGCGTGCGCCCAGGCCTGTGAGGTCAGGCCGGAGCAGTCGAACGTCTTCGGGCCCTCGGCGCCCCACTCGTAGGGCTTGCCCAGCTGGGCGGTCGCGAACTCCACCGCCTTCTTGCCCTGCTCGCTCGCGCTGCCGTCGATGTCGTCGAGGATTCCGGAGTCGAGCCAGGTGGTCTGCGCCTGACGGGCCGCCGCCTCCTCCAACTCGGCGAGGCGCTCCTTGTCCTCCTTCTCCAGCCGGGACTCCAGCTCCTCGGCCGCCGCGATCCGCTGCTCGACCTTCTTGGTGGCCGCGGCCTTGGCCTTGCGGCCCGCCTCCAGTTTCTTCCACTGGGTCGAGGCGTCCTTCGCGTACAGCTCCAGGTCCTGCTGGGTGCGGGCCATCTCCCCGAGAAGACCCTTGGTCGCCCGCTGGCCCTGGAGCACCCGGCCGGCGCCGTCGAGGAACTCCTGCGGGTTGTCGCTCAGCATCAGGTGGGCCTCGTCCGGCAGCCCGCCGCCGCGGTACTGGGCGCGGGCCGCGGCGCCCGCGCGGTCCTTCAACTCGGCCAGCTTCTCCTGGCCCTTGACGATTTTCTTCGCCAGCTCGACTATCTGCGCGGACTGCCGCTGGGCCTTCTCCTCGGCCGCGTTGTACGCGTCGGTGGCGACGGCGGCCTCGTGATAGAGCGTCTCGAGCTGTCTGCGGACGGCCTCGAGGTCCTTGTTCGGCGGGAGCGCCGGGGCGGTGCCCGAGCCGGCCGCCGGTGACGCCGTGGGGTCCGGGGCTGCGAACGCCGTGCCCGGTGCCGTGAGGACGGTGACCGCGCACACCACCGCCACGGCCGCGGTGATCAGTCCGCGCCTGCCCGCTCCCATATCCCTGCCCCCGAATCCCTGTTGCCGCCATCTGATTTACCGTCAGTAACTTACGGACGCCTGAGGGATCGTGCCATGTCGTCGCGCAAAGAGACAGAGGCACTGCAAGGCCGCGCGAAGCGTTTTCTCCCCCCTTCTCCCCGCGGCACGACGATCTCCCCGCCTGTGTGACGAACGACTCACGGAGATCGTTCCCCGCAGGTCGGACGGGGGAAGC
It includes:
- a CDS encoding NlpC/P60 family protein, which gives rise to MGAGRRGLITAAVAVVCAVTVLTAPGTAFAAPDPTASPAAGSGTAPALPPNKDLEAVRRQLETLYHEAAVATDAYNAAEEKAQRQSAQIVELAKKIVKGQEKLAELKDRAGAAARAQYRGGGLPDEAHLMLSDNPQEFLDGAGRVLQGQRATKGLLGEMARTQQDLELYAKDASTQWKKLEAGRKAKAAATKKVEQRIAAAEELESRLEKEDKERLAELEEAAARQAQTTWLDSGILDDIDGSASEQGKKAVEFATAQLGKPYEWGAEGPKTFDCSGLTSQAWAHAGHPVPRTSQEQWKQLPHVAVEDMRPGDLVIYFGDASHVAMYVGDGAIVHAPRPGRTVTVAGAGSMPILGVVRPDA
- a CDS encoding PP2C family protein-serine/threonine phosphatase; its protein translation is MPVPVPRQRAIPAVESGQAPVASPSGRSREEAPRTEATAAMPAGTTAGTAQGTTQPHLTLLLIEDDPGGSTAVPELQDAAGRPIRIRTARNLTEAERLLTDDVHCILLDLALTAPGLSGDDEELAVLRHVLRLAPRHAVLALTASGDAERGTEAVRVGAQDYLFRDELDARLLSRAIRYAVERKRSDTAERRLAEGRMRAQENRRLERGLLPTPLLEGSSLRFAARYRPGRSRALLGGDFYDTVRTPDGTVHAMIGDVCGHGPDEAALGVELRIAWRALTLAGLCGDELLGTLQQVLEHERSDDEIFATLCTVDIAPDGRRAGLCLAGHPSPLIARPGRPAKLLPYDNNGPALGLLPGARWPRMQVELGAEWSLMLYTDGLIEGHIGQGRERLGQDGMVEMVRRQLAEGLRGEELLRAAVNEVRDLNGGELTDDVAVLLLDRTP
- a CDS encoding DUF2516 family protein — protein: MQGFAGFMWLLSVAMILFSGFALLDAAVRREDGYRAADKQTKPFWLIILGIAFVVSLIFPILSFLPIIGLVASIVYMVDVRPALRGLPGGGRSRRGGGSSSDGPYGPYNGGR